Proteins encoded within one genomic window of Fragaria vesca subsp. vesca linkage group LG1, FraVesHawaii_1.0, whole genome shotgun sequence:
- the LOC101298656 gene encoding cyclic nucleotide-gated ion channel 1-like, protein MNAFFSSNPDRNILRGQSSRQGGRHRAVTRNITATRWPTPEEAVGMTISEATEETVRANEKAFLSTWDHKVFIVSSAFATLVDPLYLYTYIVKDDWKCLTWDDRLVITFLALRTATDLVYMADFVLYVIYLRRIRRKLKVLRVPSKQKRHDFCTLLLRLYTALPIAQTMTQSFILLPTFPVQYMLRVYRIYRPLRLRPNVETGVGRWLKAILDFFPFVLAAHLYGALWYILAVHQEIDCWKFSCQNLQCAVTSSSYYCNYEDSLKVNITVLNIMNELCAANSTTFDFGIYLYAFQSGMTRSRDVPRKMLQGFWWGLQNLSSFGSNLRTTFMFAKNRSTSFNLMEIFFSILLCISGIVLFLIYLNERVQVSKKISKELKLRRKMQKLNPEIDLWLTKNTLPKSLKMGIMKNMRQKLEENNHFDVTAILSVLPLRDRRDIMSHLRLASLKKLPAFENMDERVMKAICEHLKPVIYAEDKYIFREGEPLEQMLFITQGTAWTYTSISNNSVHESSNCSSVIRCLEKGDFFGEEILEWATNLKSFSDFPVSRKVVKSQTKVEAFAIRANDLKSVVCKFWWHFSSRELMQLNDPHSRRWQHLAASSIQVKWRLRHASRLVT, encoded by the exons ATGAACGCCTTCTTCAGTTCTAATCCAGACCGGAATATTCTGAGGGGGCAATCTTCCCGTCAAGGTGGAAGGCATAGAGCTGTTACCAGAAATATTACTGCAACAAGGTGGCCAACACCAGAGGAAGCTGTCGGTATGACCATTTCTGAAGCGACAGAGGAGACTGTTAGGGCTAATGAGAAAGCATTCCTTTCGACGTGGGATCACAAGGTATTTATAGTATCAAGCGCCTTTGCCACATTAGTTGATCCTCTCTACCTTTACACTTATATCGTGAAAGACGATTGGAAGTGTTTGACGTGGGACGACAGATTGGTCATAACTTTTCTGGCTCTACGAACAGCCACAGATCTCGTTTATATGGCGGACTTTGTTCTGTATGTTATATATCTGCGGCGAATCCGTCGTAAGTTAAAGGTTTTGAGAGTTCCTTCGAAACAAAAGAGACACGACTTCTGCACACTACTGCTTCGTTTGTACACTGCTCTGCCCATTGCACAG ACGATGACACAGTCTTTCATTCTTCTTCCTACCTTTCCAGTTCAATACATGCTAAGAGTATATCGCATTTATCGGCCGCTCAGGCTACGTCCTAACGTAGAGACTGGAGTAGGAAGATGGCTTAAAGCTATCCTGGATTTTTTCCCATTTGTCCTTGCAGCTCAT CTATATGGAGCTTTATGGTACATTCTTGCTGTTCATCAAGAGATTGATTGTTGGAAATTTTCTTGTCAGAATCTACAATGCGCTGTTACGTCATCTTCTTATTACTGTAACTATGAAGATTCTTTAAAAGTTAATATCACCGTTCTTAACATAATGAACGAATTATGCGCAGCAAATTCAACTACTTTCGATTTTGGTATATATCTTTATGCTTTTCAGTCTGGAATGACAAGGTCAAGAGATGTTCCACGAAAGATGTTGCAAGGTTTTTGGTGGGGTCTACAAAATTTGAG TTCTTTTGGTTCAAACCTTCGAACCACATTCATGTTCGCTAAGAACCGCAGCACCAGTTTCAATTTGATGGAAATCTTCTTTTCGATTCTCCTATGTATAAGTGGCATAGTGCTATTTTTGATATATCTCAATGAAAGGGTGCAG GTATCGAAAAAAATATCAAAAGAACTTAAACTGAGACGAAAGATGCAAAAGTTGAATCCAGAAATAGATCTATGGTTAACGAAAAACACCCTCCCTAAAAGTTTGAAGATGGGAATCATGAAAAATATGCGCCAAAAGCTTGAAGAAAACAATCATTTTGATGTCACCGCCATCCTCTCTGTTCTTCCCTTAAGAGATAGAAGAGATATCATGAGCCATCTTCGTTTGGCTTCACTTAAAAAA TTGCCAGCGTTTGAAAATATGGATGAACGAGTAATGAAAGCAATATGCGAGCATCTCAAACCAGTCATATATGCTGAAGACAAATATATTTTTCGAGAAGGAGAACCGTTGGAGCAGATGTTGTTCATCACACAAGGCACTGCATGGACTTACACATCTATTAGTAATAACAGTGTCCATGAAAGTTCAAATTGTTCCTCAGTCATCAGGTGCCTTGAGAAAGGTGATTTCTTCGGAGAAGAGATTCTAGAGTGGGCAACAAACCTCAAATCATTCTCAGACTTCCCTGTCTCGAGAAAAGTTGTCAAGTCCCAAACAAAAGTTGAAGCATTTGCAATCAGAGCAAACGACTTAAAGAGTGTTGTTTGTAAATTCTGGTGGCACTTTTCTAGTAGAGAGCTCATGCAATTGAATGATCCTCATTCTCGGCGATGGCAACATTTGGCCGCATCTTCCATACAAGTGAAATGGCGACTTCGTCATGCAAGCCGGCTGGTTACATAA
- the LOC101299121 gene encoding calcium-dependent protein kinase 28-like → MGGCLTTAKVTGSNSNTNNNPATTVTAVVNRKQTTRPQPAQTNHHRPNEAQKKHKHKSKQSSRQKTGVIPCGKRTDFGYDKNFDRRYTIGKLLGHGQFGYTYVATDRSNGDRVAVKRIDKNKMILPIAVEDVKREVEILQALAGHENVVQFFNACEDDTYVYIVMELCEGGELLDRILEKKDSRYTEKDAAVVVRQMLKVAAECHLHGLVHRDMKPENFLFKSKALDSPLKATDFGLSDFIKPGKKFQDIVGSAYYVAPEVLRRKSGPESDVWSIGVISYILLCGRRPFWDKTEDGIFKEVLRNKPDFRRKPWPTISNSAKDFVKKLLVKDPRARLTAAQALSHPWVREGGDASDIPIDISVLNNMRQFVRYSRLKQFALRALASTLNAEELADLKDQFDAIDVDKNGSISLEEMRQALAKDIPWKLKDSRVVEILEAIDSNTDGLVDFTEFVAATLHVHQLEEHDSEKWQQLSRAAFEKFDIDRDGYITPDELRMHTGLKGSIDPLLDEADIDKDGKISLSEFRRLLRTASMSSRKVADPSGQRNSRQV, encoded by the exons ATGGGCGGTTGCCTCACCACGGCCAAGGTCACCGGGTCAAACAGCAACACCAACAACAACCCTGCCACCACCGTCACCGCCGTCGTTAACCGGAAACAGACAACTAGACCGCAGCCGGCGCAGACCAATCATCACAGGCCCAATGAGGCGCAGAAGAAGCACAAGCATAAGAGCAAACAGAGCTCGAGGCAGAAGACGGGGGTGATCCCCTGCGGGAAGCGCACGGATTTCGGGTATGATAAGAATTTCGATCGGAGATACACGATCGGGAAGTTGTTGGGTCACGGTCAATTTGGGTATACTTATGTGGCCACGGATAGGTCCAATGGGGATCGAGTTGCGGTTAAGAGGATTGATAAGAATAAG ATGATTCTACCTATAGCCGTTGAGGATGTTAAGCGAGAGGTTGAGATATTACAAGCGCTTGCAGGCCATGAGAATGTGGTTCAGTTCTTTAATGCATGTGAAGATGATACATATGTATATATAGTTATGGA ATTATGTGAGGGGGGCGAGTTGCTGGATCGGATTTTGGAGAA GAAAGACAGCCGTTACACTGAGAAAGATGCAGCAGTAGTTGTAAGGCAGATGCTCAAGGTGGCAGCTGAGTGTCATTTGCATGGTCTGGTGCACCGTGACATGAAACCTGAG AATTTTCTTTTTAAGTCGAAAGCATTGGACTCTCCCTTGAAGGCAACAGACTTTGGTTTATCAGACTTTATTAAACCAG GGAAGAAGTTTCAAGATATTGTTGGTAGTGCTTACTATGTTGCTCCAGAAGTGTTGAGACGGAAGTCAGGACCTGAGTCAGATGTTTGGAGTATTGGTGTCATTTCCTACATTTTGCTTTGTGGGCGACGTCCATTTTGGGATAAGACCGAAGATGGTATATTTAAGGAG GTCCTAAGGAACAAGCCGGATTTTCGTCGCAAACCATGGCCAACCATTAGTAACAGTGCTAAAGATTTTGTTAAGAAGTTATTGGTGAAGGACCCTCGGGCAAGGCTAACTGCTGCTCAGGCTTTGT CACACCCATGGGTTAGAGAAGGAGGAGATGCATCAGACATTCCTATTGATATATCCGTTTTAAATAACATGAGGCAGTTCGTGAGATACAGCCGTTTGAAACAATTCGCTCTGAGG GCATTAGCAAGCACACTTAATGCGGAGGAGCTGGCTGATCTCAAAGATCAATTTGATGCAATTGATGTGGATAAGAATGGTTCTATTAGTCTTGAAGAAATGAGACAG GCACTTGCTAAAGATATCCCTTGGAAATTGAAAGATTCACGTGTCGTTGAGATACTAGAAGCG ATTGACAGCAACACAGATGGGCTTGTGGATTTCACCGAGTTTGTCGCGGCAACTCTGCATGTGCACCAATTGGAGGAACATGACTCTGAGAAGTGGCAGCAGCTGTCGCGTGCAGCTTTTGAGAAATTCGACATAGATAGAGATGGGTATATAACTCCAGATGAACTTAGAATG CACACGGGCCTAAAAGGTTCTATTGATCCACTTCTTGATGAGGCCGATATTGACAAAGACGGGAAGATTAGCCTATCCGAATTCCGCAGGCTCTTAAGAACTGCAAGCATGAGTTCACGAAAAGTGGCTGACCCATCTGGTCAACGGAATTCTAGGCAGGTGTAG
- the LOC101300182 gene encoding naringenin,2-oxoglutarate 3-dioxygenase-like codes for MAPTPTTLTAIAGEKTLQQSFVRDEDERPKVAYNQFSNDIPIISLSGIEEVEGRRAEICKKIVEACEDWGVFQIVDHGIDPKLISEMTRLAREFFALPPEEKLRFDMSGGKKGGFIVSSHLQGEAVQDWREIVTYFSYPVRHRDYSRWPDKPEGWRDVTTQYSDELMGLACKLLEVLSEAMGLEKEALTKACVDMDQKVVVNFYPKCPQPDLTLGLKRHTDPGTITLLLQDQVGGLQATRDGGKTWITVQPVEGAFVVNLGDHGHFLSNGRFKNADHQAVVNSNHSRLSIATFQNPAQEAIVYPLTVREGEKPILEEPMTYTEMYKKKMSKDLELARLKKHAKEQLQDSEKTKLEAKPVDDIFA; via the exons ATGGCCCCTACTCCTACTACTCTGACCGCCATAGCGGGGGAGAAGACCCTCCAACAGAGCTTCGTCCGCGACGAAGATGAGCGCCCTAAGGTGGCCTACAACCAATTCAGCAATGATATTCCGATCATTTCCCTCTCCGGCATAGAAGAGGTCGAAGGCCGCCGCGCTGAGATTTGCAAGAAGATTGTTGAGGCCTGCGAGGACTGGGGCGTTTTCCAGATTGTTGATCACGGCATCGACCCCAAGCTCATCTCGGAAATGACTCGTCTCGCCAGAGAGTTCTTCGCTTTGCCGCCGGAGGAAAAGCTCCGTTTCGACATGTCCGGTGGCAAAAAGGGTGGCTTCATCGTTTCCAGCCATTTACAG GGAGAGGCGGTGCAGGATTGGCGCGAGATTGTGACCTACTTCTCATACCCGGTGCGCCACCGTGACTACTCGAGGTGGCCGGACAAGCCCGAGGGGTGGAGAGATGTGACAACGCAGTACAGTGACGAGCTGATGGGGTTGGCATGCAAGCTATTGGAGGTTTTATCAGAGGCCATGGGTTTAGAGAAGGAGGCATTGACGAAGGCATGTGTGGACATGGACCAAAAGGTTGTGGTGAATTTCTACCCGAAATGCCCCCAGCCGGACCTCACTCTCGGACTCAAACGCCACACGGATCCCGGTACCATTACCCTTTTGCTGCAGGACCAAGTCGGTGGACTTCAGGCCACCAGGGACGGCGGAAAGACGTGGATCACCGTTCAACCTGTGGAAGGAGCTTTCGTGGTGAATCTTGGAGACCATGGACAT TTTCTGAGCAATGGGAGGTTCAAGAATGCTGATCACCAGGCGGTGGTGAACTCAAACCACAGCAGGTTGTCCATAGCGACATTCCAGAACCCAGCTCAGGAGGCGATAGTGTACCCACTGACGGTCAGAGAAGGAGAGAAGCCAATTCTGGAGGAGCCGATGACTTACACTGAGATGTACAAGAAGAAGATGAGTAAGGACCTTGAGCTAGCCAGGCTAAAGAAGCATGCAAAGGAGCAACTGCAGGATTCAGAGAAAACCAAACTTGAGGCCAAGCCAGTGGACGATATCTTTGCTTAA